In Manis pentadactyla isolate mManPen7 chromosome 11, mManPen7.hap1, whole genome shotgun sequence, one DNA window encodes the following:
- the AHNAK2 gene encoding protein AHNAK2 isoform X4: MSRPEEAMEVTLKTEVETGASGYSVTGGAEQGIFVKQVLKGSAAAKLFSLREGDQLLSTTIFFDDIKYEDALKILQYSEPYKVQFQIKRRLPAGEDQEWASSGAPHDPEDSDTQDKAVADGDTETPSTALEGGGDRESLISKPREGRGRRPKNERVSWPKFQAIKPKHGPGPRRSHSSSEACEQEDGPDASPTNTDTEAQLPAEEQELKAGPDNQPRRRFLNLRFRAGSGKGLVPVGRPGREAPGGLPQAGVLEEAGTRGDAREDARTARREDRVAEAEEGAAAPSEQQRTEPSLPSEDSLGAGGRVAPRGPRKTKEGKVQEETVAQGKPGPGPAPGQDRQAHREGGPGLETGAAADVVSTHSRPPEFQVRIPTLKTPKFGFSKETVLDTEGGMMALQLEQRRGHPGRKDTVGEQADGGADRQGGRSTAQGPPPEKEAGAGDRTQDGEEDSQAGDDDTEGWDRRMKTLRFKMPSFGWPPGREPRAPAVRVVQGREMEKGSPALQMATHTDGSRRPTAEGGDTDVQEPGQTRREEGQSGRKETHTTPGDGKDAKDSKFKMPKFKMPSFGMSAPSTSTEASVDVSLPKARAEVCLPSIHGDVNTSDLPTGLPLADLDIKTAEVVLKLPEGPVPGGELQEAAAGAGHTEHLPKLQMPSIKMPEVDVKGPQVDIKGPKLDVKGAKGEPAIPDVEVAVPSIEVDIQVPDANLLGDLSLGDKEVSTRHSKFKMPKFKMPSFGVSAPSKDLETSVEVPVPKVTVEATRPSLGGETQAPECSVQLPSADVHLPRGELEVVLPGAKVTVSEVKGKAEGARIKGHLPKVQMPSTKMPKVDIRGPSVDVKGPSVDVREVAVPSPDVDIQVPGAKLEGELSLTSKEVAARDSKFKMPKFKMPSFGMSAPSTSTEASMDVSLPKAQANVCLPSIQADVKSSDHPIELPSADLDNKTAKVAPKLPEGPVPGGELQEAAVGAGRTGHLPKLQMPSIKMPKVDLKGPRVDIKGPKLDMKGVKGEAAIPDVEEVVPSMEVDIEVPGAKLEGDLSLGDKEVSARHSKFKMPKFKMPSFGVSAPSKDLETSVDVPVPKVTVEAPRPFLGGEVQAPECSVRLPSADVHLPGGELEVSLPVAEVTVSELKGKAEGARIKAHLPKVPMPEVDVKAPSMDIKGPTMHVKGKNGEVASPDVQVAVPSIKVDIQEPGAKVEGDLSLTSKEVAIRDSKFKMPKFKMPSFGVSAPSKDLETSVEVPVPKVAVEATRPSLEGELQAPECSVQLPSADVHLPGGELEVALPVAEVTVSELKGKVEGARIKAHLPKVPMPSIKMPKVDIKGPSVDVKCPSVDIKGPSVDVRGEVAVPSPDVDIQVPGAKLEGDLSLTSKEVAVRDSKFKMPEFKMPSFGVSVPSTSTEASVDVSLPKAQAELCLPSIQADINTSDLPIGLPSADLDVKTAEVALKLPEGPVPGGELQEAAEGAGLTGHLPKLQMPSIKMPKVDLKGPRVDIKGPKLDMKGVKGEAAIPDVEEVVPSMEVDIEVPGAKLEGDLSLGDKEVSARHSKFKMPKFKMPSFGMSAPSKDLETSVDVPVPKVAVEVTRPSLEGETQAPECSVHLPSADVHLPGGELEVALPVAEVTVSELKGKVEGARIKAHLPKVQMPSTKMPEVDVKRPSMDIKGSSVDVKGPIMDVRGEVAFLSPDMDIQVAGAKLEGDLSLGDKEVSTRHSKFKMPKFKMPSFGMSAPSKDLETSVEVPVPKVAVEATRPSLGGETQAPECSIHLPSADVHLPGGELEVALPGAEVTAYELKDKVEGPQVKAHLPKMQMPSIKMPSVDIKSPSIDIKGPSVDVREVAVPSPDVDIQVPGAKLEGDLSLTSKEVAVRDSKFKMPKFKMPSFGVSVPSTSTEASVDVSLPKAQAEVCLPSIQADINTSDLPIGLPSADLDVKTAEVVLKLPEGHVPGGELQEVAAGVGRTGHLPKLQMPSIKMPKVDLKGPRVDIKGPKLDVKGAKGEPAIPDVEVAVPSMEVEVQVPGAKLEGDLSLGDKEVSTRDSKFKMPKFKMPSFGMSAANKDLETSVDVPVPKVTVEATRPFLRGELQAPECSIQLPLAGVHLPGRELEVVLPRAEVTVSELKGKVEGAQIKAHLPKVQMPSIKMPKVDVKAPSVDIKDPTMHVKGKKKEVASPDMQVAVPSIKVDIQVPGAKLEDDLSLTSKEVAVRDSKFKMPKFKMPSFGVSAPSKDLETSVDVPVPKVAVEATRPSLEGETQAPECSVQLPSADVHLPGGELEVALPVAEVTVSELKGKVEGARIKGHLPKVQMPSTKMPKVDIRGPSVDVKGPSVDVREVAVPSPDVDIQVPGAKLEGELSLTSKEVAARDSKFKMPKFKMPSFGMSAPSTSTEASMDVSLPKAQANVCLPSIQADVKSSDHPIELPSADLDNKTAKVAPKLPEGPVPGGELQEAAVGAGRTGHLPKLQMPSIKMPKVDLKGPRVDIKGPKLDMKGVKGEAAIPDVEEVVPSMEVDIEVPDANLLGDLSLGDKEVSARHSKFKMPKFKMPSFGVSAPSKDLETSVDVPVPKVTVEATRPSLGGETQAPECSVQLPSADVHLPGGELEVALPVAEVTVSELKGKVEGARIKAHLPKVQMPSTKMPEVDVKAPSVDIKGPSVDLHIMEGEVTVPRSAVPLEVPLASPSVSQGDAPWPSLQGTPVYPAFTSVLLSQVDSGTGPTDSPFPTSCVQVTFPMFRRPRFVFSVPRAGIAEAQPACTERALAPSPPSPVRRPDPSAGEAAVFLLPSAGVSVSTGTEGLSGTVGTSAVASGAAPAADAPCKGKGSSLKTPKLELPSFRSSPKKGAGSREDPVGSLGGVEISLVVDAVPSDVPAGVHAAQMDAPPDVTPEKDAEKGVVLTPGFAGLEPPLPSTGVPRRGAGLLHTDPDSSLSSPPGKTESPATGTSSGKGGGDTSATAVPSDTAGVNPQLPWVHVPRLGLATPTLGPCEGDLPFPKHGLSFGDGGTGHGSGDSSACQPCGEATAPSTEDPLPPSCRMADGEGPAEGSPEWAVLAGSQESWHRMPTLHLPSARHSSEERGGAGGPRGLLCAPAAGSPREGVRRQDTHIPGPEVTVSLQSPEADVGVAAAESTSHADVLRHSLDSRSSKLHLPPARVSASDPSTFEAGVCPGEGPLPLQVPQRRLPESYRLPREAGRAVPPGPAGQDLSRGEKGAGEWSSHPEGPLKLKVSTTDVPSQISVVTTSQLWEDSVLTVRFPRLKVPRLTYPVPGSEADIFIPAVREIQCPDSSLGMALQRESPGVWDASILKAGAGGPRERPVVPGLSSEASPISKVRVHIQGAPAESQGGAMCSRVTAEFAGVADPRAFSTQVVRESEIPASEVQTPAYGFSLLKVKIPEALPRAGARVGTPDSRLRQALQEAPARAAPGADPASGDLQSDTGEPFEMMSSSVTVPGLQTCVVEVCSGHQFADSCSDEEPAEILEFPPEDSQEAAPAEEGRAPGAEPESRKGSGLFRLWLPNIGFSSSVDEKSAESEDTLQRPEAGPPPRPEKTGWFRFPKLGFSSPTKKSAHAEDEARLAEQKLQEEAATFFDAHDSFPLEEDDGRRAEAAGPTPAPARC; the protein is encoded by the exons ATGAGTCGGCCAGAG GAGGCAATGGAGGTGACCCTAAAGACCGAGGTGGAGACCGGAGCCAGTGGCTACAGTGTCACAGGCGGTGCGGAGCAGGGGATCTTTGTCAAGCAAGTGCTGAAGGGTTCTGCAGCTGCCAAGCTCTTCAGCCTGAGAGAAG GGGATCAGCTGCTCAGCACAACCATATTCTTTGATGACATTAAATATGAAGACGCTCTCAAAATCCTTCAGTACTCAGAGCCCTACAAGGTTCAGTTCCAAATCAAACGGAGACTTCCTGCCGGAGAGGACCAGGAGTGGGCCTCCAGCGGCGCTCCGCACGACCCGGAGGACAGTGACACGCAG GACAAGGCTGTTGCAGACGGTGACACAGAGACGCCCAGCACGGCGCTGGAAGGAGGTGGAGACCGAGAGAGCCTCATCTCCAAGCCCAGGGAAGGCAGAGGCAGGCGACCCAAGAACGAGAGGGTGTCCTGGCCCAAATTCCAAGCAATAAAGCCCAAGCATGGGCCAGGGCCCCGGAGGTCACACAGCTCCTCAGAGGCCTGTGAGCAGGAGGACGGCCCTGACGCATCCCCCACAAACACAGACACTGAGGCCCAGCTCCCAGCAGAGGAGCAGGAGCTGAAGGCAGGGCCGGACAACCAGCCCCGGAGACGGTTCCTGAACCTGAGATTCAGGGCGGGCTCGGGAAAGGGTCTGGTGCCAGTGGGACGACCAGGAAGAGAGGCCCCGGGTGGGCTGCCCCAGGCTGGGgtcctggaggaggcagggacCCGGGGTGATGCCCGAGAGGACGCCAGGACTGCGCGCAGAGAGGACAGGGTGGCAGAGGCGGAGGAGGGGGCCGCGGCTCCAAGCGAGCAGCAGCGCACAGAGCCCAGCCTGCCCAGTGAGGActccctgggggcagggggcagggtggCACCCAGAGGCCCAAGGAAGACCAAGGAGGGGAAGGTCCAGGAGGAGACGGTGGCACAGGGGAAGCCCGGGCCGGGCCCAGCCCCAGGGCAAGACAGACAGGCGCACAGGGAAGGAGGGCCTGGCCTGGAGACCGGGGCTGCCGCGGACGTGGTCAGCACACACAGCCGCCCACCGGAGTTCCAGGTCCGAATACCCACTTTAAAAACACCCAAGTTTGGATTTTCCAAAGAAACAGTACTGGACACAGAAGGAGGAATGATGGCACTCCAGCTGGAGCAGAGGAGGGGCCACCCCGGGAGGAAAGACACGGTGGGGGAGCAGGCAGATGGGGGAGCGGACCGGCAGGGGGGCCGAAGTACAGCCCAGGGGCCACCaccagagaaggaagcaggagcAGGAGACAGGACGCAGGATGGCGAGGAGGACAGCCAGGCTGGGGACGACGACACTGAGGGATGGGACAGAAGGATGAAGACGCTGAGGTTCAAGATGCCCTCGTTTGGGTGGCCACCAGGAAGGGAGCCAAGGGCACCCGCGGTGAGAGTGGTGCAGGGACGGGAGATGGAAAAGGGAAGCCCAGCCCTGCAGATGGCCACgcacacagatgggagcagaAGACCCACAGCAGAAGGAGGAGACACAGATGTCCAAGAACCAGGACAGACACGAAGAGAAGAGGGACAGAGTGGCAGGAAGGAAACGCATACCACCCCAGGAGACGGGAAGGACGCCAAGGACAGCAAGTTCAAAATGCCCAAGTTCAAGATGCCATCCTTCGGCATGTCTGCACCAAGCACATCCACGGAGGCCTCGGTGGACGTGTCCCTGCCAAAGGCTCGGGCAGAGGTGTGCCTTCCTTCCATTCATGGCGACGTCAACACCAGTGACCTCCCCACTGGGCTCCCATTGGCTGACCTGGACATCAAGACCGCTGAGGTGGTCCTGAAGCTCCCGGAGGGGCCCGTGCCCGGGGGAGAGCTCCAGGAGGCGGCAGCGGGAGCTGGACACACAGAACACCTGCCCAAGTTGCAGATGCCCAGCATCAAGATGCCCGAGGTGGACGTGAAGGGCCCCCAGGTGGACATCAAGGGGCCCAAGCTGGATGTTAAGGGTGCTAAAGGGGAGCCGGCCATCCCTGATGTGGAGGTGGCCGTTCCTAGCATTGAGGTGGACATCCAGGTGCCAGATGCCAACCTGCTGGGCGACCTGTCCCTGGGAGACAAGGAGGTGTCCACCAGACACAGCAAGTTCAAAATGCCCAAGTTCAAGATGCCGTCCTTTGGCGTGTCTGCACCAAGCAAGGATTTGGAAACCTCAGTGGAAGTGcctgtgcccaaggtcacagtggAGGCGACCCGGCCCTCCCTGGGAGGAGAGACCCAGGCCCCAGAGTGCAGCGTCCAACTGCCATCGGCTGATGTGCACCTGCCCAGGGGAGAGCTGGAGGTGGTCCTTCCCGGGGCCAAGGTGACAGTATCCGAGGTGAAGGGCAAAGCAGAAGGGGCCCGGATCAAGGGCCACCTGCCCAAGGTGCAGATGCCCAGCACCAAGATGCCCAAGGTGGACATCAGGGGCCCCAGTGTGGATGTCAAGGGCCCCAGCGTGGATGTGAGAGAAGTGGCTGTCCCCAGCCCGGACGTGGACATCCAGGTGCCAGGGGCCAAGCTGGAGGGTGAACTGTCCTTGACAAGCAAGGAGGTGGCCGCGAGAGACAGCAAGTTCAAAATGCCCAAATTCAAGATGCCGTCCTTTGGCATGTCTGCGCCAAGCACATCCACGGAGGCCTCGATGGACGTGTCCCTGCCAAAGGCCCAGGCCAACGTGTGCCTGCCTTCCATCCAGGCTGACGTCAAGTCCAGTGACCACCCCATTGAGCTTCCATCTGCCGACCTGGACAACAAGACTGCCAAGGTGGCCCCGAAGCTCCCGGAGGGCCCTGTGCCTGGGGGAGAGCTCCAGGAGGCGGCAGTGGGAGCCGGACGCACAGGACACCTGCCCAAGTTGCAGATGCCCAGCATCAAGATGCCCAAGGTGGACTTGAAGGGTCCCCGGGTGGACATCAAGGGGCCCAAGCTGGACATGAAGGGCGTAAAAGGGGAGGCGGCCATCCCCGACGTGGAGGAGGTCGTGCCCAGCATGGAGGTGGACATCGAGGTGCCAGGTGCCAAGCTGGAGGGCGACCTGTCCCTGGGAGACAAGGAGGTGTCCGCCAGACACAGCAAGTTCAAAATGCCCAAGTTCAAGATGCCGTCCTTTGGCGTGTCTGCGCCAAGCAAGGATTTGGAAACCTCAGTGGACGTGcctgtgcccaaggtcacagtggAGGCCCCCAGGCCCTTTCTGGGAGGAGAGGTCCAGGCCCCAGAGTGCAGCGTCCGTCTACCGTCAGCTGATGTGCACCTGCCTGGCGGAGAGCTGGAGGTGTCCCTCCCCGTGGCTGAGGTAACGGTGTCCGAGCTGAAGGGCAAAGCAGAAGGGGCCCGGATCAAGGCCCACCTGCCCAAGGTGCCCATGCCTGAGGTGGATGTCAAGGCCCCCAGCATGGACATCAAGGGCCCTACCATGCATGTGAAAGGCAAGAACGGAGAAGTGGCATCCCCTGATGTGCAGGTGGCCGTGCCCAGCATCAAGGTGGACATCCAGGAGCCAGGTGCCAAGGTGGAGGGTGACCTGTCTCTAACAAGCAAGGAGGTGGCCATCAGAGACAGCAAGTTCAAAATGCCCAAGTTCAAGATGCCGTCCTTCGGCGTGTCTGCACCAAGCAAGGATTTGGAAACCTCAGTGGAAGTGCCTGTGCCCAAGGTCGCAGTGGAGGCGACCCGGCCCTCCCTGGAAGGAGAGCTCCAGGCCCCAGAGTGCAGCGTCCAACTGCCATCGGCTGATGTGCACCTGCCTGGGGGAGAGCTGGAGGTGGCCCTCCCCGTGGCTGAGGTAACGGTATCCGAGCTGAAGGGCAAAGTGGAAGGGGCCCGGATCAAGGCCCACCTGCCCAAGGTGCCCATGCCAAGCATCAAGATGCCCAAGGTGGACATCAAGGGCCCCAGCGTGGATGTCAAGTGCCCCAGCGTAGATATCAAAGGCCCCAGCGTGGATGTGAGAGGAGAAGTGGCTGTCCCCAGCCCGGACGTGGACATCCAGGTGCCGGGTGCCAAGCTGGAGGGTGACCTGTCTCTGACAAGCAAGGAGGTGGCCGTCAGAGACAGCAAATTCAAAATGCCCGAGTTCAAGATGCCATCCTTCGGCGTGTCTGTGCCAAGCACATCCACAGAGGCCTCAGTGGACGTGTCCCTGCCAAAGGCCCAGGCCGAGCTGTGCCTGCCTTCCATCCAGGCCGACATAAACACCAGTGACCTCCCAATTGGACTCCCATCTGCCGACCTGGATGTCAAGACCGCTGAGGTGGCCCTGAAGCTCCCGGAGGGCCCTGTGCCTGGGGGAGAGCTCCAGGAGGCGGCAGAGGGAGCTGGACTCACAGGACACCTGCCCAAGTTGCAGATGCCCAGCATCAAGATGCCCAAGGTGGACTTGAAGGGCCCCCGGGTGGACATCAAGGGGCCCAAGCTGGACATGAAGGGCGTAAAAGGGGAGGCGGCCATCCCCGACGTGGAGGAGGTTGTGCCCAGCATGGAGGTGGACATCGAGGTGCCAGGTGCCAAGTTGGAGGGCGACCTGTCCCTGGGAGACAAGGAGGTGTCTGCCAGACACAGCAAGTTCAAAATGCCCAAGTTCAAGATGCCGTCCTTTGGCATGTCTGCGCCAAGCAAGGATTTGGAAACCTCAGTGGACGTGCCTGTGCCCAAGGTCGCAGTGGAGGTGACCCGGCCCTCCCTGGAAGGAGAGACCCAGGCCCCAGAGTGCAGCGTCCATCTGCCATCGGCTGATGTGCACCTGCCTGGGGGAGAGCTGGAGGTGGCCCTCCCCGTGGCCGAGGTAACGGTATCCGAGCTGAAGGGCAAAGTGGAAGGGGCCCGGATCAAGGCCCACCTGCCCAAGGTGCAGATGCCCAGCACCAAGATGCCCGAGGTGGATGTCAAGCGCCCTAGCATGGACATCAAGGGCTCCAGCGTGGACGTCAAGGGCCCCATCATGGACGTGAGAGGAGAAGTGGCTTTCCTCAGCCCGGACATGGATATCCAGGTGGCGGGTGCCAAGCTGGAGGGCGACCTGTCCCTGGGAGATAAGGAGGTGTCCACCAGACACAGCAAGTTTAAAATGCCCAAGTTTAAGATGCCATCTTTTGGCATGTCTGCACCAAGCAAGGATTTGGAAACCTCAGTGGAAGTGCCTGTGCCAAAGGTCGCAGTGGAGGCGACCCGGCCCTCCCTGGGAGGAGAGACCCAGGCCCCAGAGTGTAGCATCCATCTGCCATCAGCTGATGTGCACCTGCCTGGGGGAGAGCTGGAGGTGGCCCTCCCCGGGGCTGAGGTGACAGCATACGAGCTGAAGGACAAGGTGGAAGGGCCCCAGGTCAAGGCCCACCTGCCCAAGATGCAGATGCCCAGCATTAAGATGCCCAGTGTGGACATCAAGAGCCCCAGCATAGATATCAAAGGCCCCAGTGTGGATGTGAGAGAAGTGGCTGTCCCCAGCCCGGACGTGGACATCCAGGTGCCAGGTGCCAAGCTGGAGGGTGACCTGTCTCTGACAAGCAAGGAGGTGGCCGTCAGAGACAGCAAATTCAAAATGCCCAAGTTTAAGATGCCATCCTTCGGCGTGTCTGTGCCAAGCACATCCACAGAGGCCTCAGTGGACGTGTCCCTGCCAAAGGCCCAGGCCGAGGTGTGCCTGCCTTCCATCCAGGCCGACATAAACACCAGTGACCTCCCAATTGGACTCCCATCTGCCGACCTGGACGTCAAGACTGCTGAGGTGGTCCTGAAGCTCCCGGAGGGCCACGTGCCTGGGGGAGAGCTCCAGGAGGTGGCAGCGGGAGTCGGACGCACAGGACACCTGCCCAAGTTGCAGATGCCCAGCATCAAGATGCCCAAGGTGGACTTGAAGGGCCCCCGGGTGGACATCAAGGGGCCCAAGCTGGATGTTAAGGGTGCTAAAGGGGAGCCGGCCATCCCCGATGTGGAGGTGGCCGTACCCAGCATGGAGGTGGAAGTCCAGGTGCCAGGTGCCAAGCTGGAGGGTGACCTGTCCCTGGGAGACAAGGAGGTGTCCACCAGAGACAGCAAGTTCAAAATGCCCAAGTTCAAGATGCCATCCTTTGGCATGTCTGCAGCAAACAAGGATTTGGAAACCTCAGTGGACGTGcctgtgcccaaggtcacagtggAGGCCACCCGACCCTTCCTGAGAGGAGAGCTCCAGGCCCCAGAGTGTAGCATCCAGTTGCCATTGGCTGGTGTACACCTGCCTGGAAGGGAGCTGGAGGTGGTTCTTCCCAGGGCCGAGGTGACGGTATCCGAGCTGAAGGGCAAAGTAGAAGGGGCCCAGATCAAGGCCCACCTGCCCAAGGTGCAGATGCCTAGCATCAAGATGCCCAAGGTGGATGTCAAGGCCCCCAGCGTGGACATCAAGGACCCTACCATGCACGTGAAAGGCAAGAAGAAAGAGGTGGCATCCCCTGACATGCAGGTGGCTGTGCCCAGCATCAAGGTGGACATCCAGGTGCCGGGTGCCAAGCTGGAGGATGATCTGTCTCTGACAAGCAAGGAGGTGGCCGTCAGAGACAGCAAATTCAAAATGCCCAAGTTCAAGATGCCGTCCTTCGGCGTGTCTGCACCAAGCAAGGATTTGGAAACCTCAGTGGATGTGCCTGTGCCCAAGGTCGCAGTGGAGGCGACCCGGCCCTCCCTGGAAGGAGAGACCCAGGCCCCAGAGTGCAGCGTCCAACTGCCATCGGCTGATGTGCACCTGCCTGGGGGAGAGCTGGAGGTGGCCCTCCCCGTGGCCGAGGTAACGGTATCCGAGCTGAAGGGCAAAGTGGAAGGGGCCCGGATCAAGGGCCACCTGCCCAAGGTGCAGATGCCCAGCACCAAGATGCCCAAGGTGGACATCAGGGGCCCCAGTGTGGATGTCAAGGGCCCCAGCGTGGATGTGAGAGAAGTGGCTGTCCCCAGCCCGGACGTGGACATCCAGGTGCCAGGGGCCAAGCTGGAGGGTGAACTGTCCTTGACAAGCAAGGAGGTGGCCGCGAGAGACAGCAAGTTCAAAATGCCCAAATTCAAGATGCCGTCCTTTGGCATGTCTGCGCCAAGCACATCCACGGAGGCCTCGATGGACGTGTCCCTGCCAAAGGCCCAGGCCAACGTGTGCCTGCCTTCCATCCAGGCTGACGTCAAGTCCAGTGACCACCCCATTGAGCTTCCATCTGCTGACCTGGACAACAAGACTGCCAAGGTGGCCCCGAAGCTCCCGGAGGGCCCTGTGCCTGGGGGAGAGCTCCAGGAGGCGGCAGTGGGAGCCGGACGCACAGGACACCTGCCCAAGTTGCAGATGCCCAGCATCAAGATGCCCAAGGTGGACTTGAAGGGCCCCCGGGTGGACATCAAGGGGCCCAAGCTGGACATGAAGGGCGTAAAAGGGGAGGCGGCCATCCCCGACGTGGAGGAGGTTGTGCCCAGCATGGAGGTGGACATCGAGGTGCCAGATGCCAACCTGCTGGGTGACCTGTCCCTGGGCGACAAGGAGGTGTCTGCCAGACACAGCAAGTTCAAAATGCCCAAGTTCAAGATGCCGTCCTTCGGCGTGTCTGCACCAAGCAAGGATTTGGAAACCTCAGTGGATGTGcctgtgcccaaggtcacagtggAGGCGACCCGGCCCTCCCTGGGAGGAGAGACCCAGGCCCCAGAGTGCAGCGTCCAACTGCCGTCGGCTGATGTGCACCTGCCTGGGGGAGAGCTGGAGGTGGCCCTCCCCGTGGCCGAGGTAACGGTATCCGAGCTGAAGGGCAAAGTGGAAGGGGCCCGGATCAAGGCCCACCTGCCCAAGGTGCAGATGCCCAGCACCAAGATGCCCGAGGTGGACGTCAAGGCCCCCAGCGTGGACATCAAGGGTCCCAGTGTGGATTTGCACATCATGGAGGGAGAGGTGACTGTCCCCAGATCTGCCGTACCCCTGGAGGTGCCTCTGGCATCCCCATCTGTGTCACAGGGGGACGCTCCCTGGCCCAGCCTGCAAGGTACTCCAGTGTACCCCGCCTTCACGAGCGTTCTCTTGTCCCAGGTGGACAGTGGGACTGGCCCAACAGATTCACCATTTCCCACATCTTGTGTTCAAGTGACTTTTCCTATGTTTCGTCGGCCGAGGTTCGTGTTTTCAGTCCCAAGAGCTGGCATTGCTGAGGCGCAGCCTGCTTGCACAGAACGTGCCCTCGCACCGTCTCCTCCAAGCCCCGTGCGCCGACCGGACCCATCGGCTGGGGAAGCCGCAGTGTTCCTGCTGCCGTCTGCAGGTGTCTCTGTGTCCACAGGGACAGAGGGGCTGTCGGGCACTGTGGGGACATCAGCCGTGGCTTCAGGGGCCGCTCCAGCTGCAGATGCCCCCTGCAAAGGGAAAGGCAGTTCCCTGAAAACGCCAAAGCTCGAGCTTCCATCCTTCAGGTCATCCCCGAAGAAGGGGGCAGGGTCCAGAGAGGACCCTGTTGGCAGCCTGGGGGGTGTAGAGATCAGCCTGGTTGTAGACGCGGTCCCATCAGACGTCCCAGCTGGTGTTCATGCTGCACAGATGGACGCACCTCCAGATGTGACTCCTgaaaaggatgcagagaaaggagtggTCCTCACCCCTGGCTTTGCCGGGCTGGAGCCCCCACTCCCCAGCACGGGGGTTCCTCGGAGAGGGGCCGGGCTGCTGCACACAGACCCTGACTCTTCCCTGTCCAGTCCCCCAGGAAAGACTGAGTCTCCAGCCACAGGAACCAGCAGCGGCAAGGGTGGTGGGGACACTAGTGCTACTGCTGTCCCCTCAGACACAGCAGGCGTGAATCCCCAGCTGCCTTGGGTCCATGTTCCCAGGCTGGGCCTTGCCACGCCCACCCTTGGACCCTGCGAGGGTGACCTTCCTTTTCCCAAACATGGCCTGTCATTCGGAGATGGTGGCACAGGGCATGGGTCTGGGGACAGCTCAGCCTGCCAGCCTTGTGGGGAGGCCACAGCCCCCTCCACAGAAGACCCCCTGCCACCATCCTGCAGAATGGCAGATGGTGAAGGCCCAGCAGAGGGAAGCCCAGAGTGGGCTGTGCTGGCAGGGTCTCAAGAGAGCTGGCACAGGATGCCCACGCTCCACCTGCCCAGTGCCCGGCACTCCTCCGAGGAGAGAGGCGGGGCTGGGGGCCCCAGGGGTCTGCTGTGTGCACCTGCTGCCGGCTCACCTAGGGAAGGAGTCAGGAGGCAGGACACCCACATTCCTGGGCCAGAGGTGACCGTGTCCCTACAGTCCCCAGAGGCTGATGTGGGCGTGGCTGCTGCTGAGAGCACGTCCCACGCAGATGTTCTAAGGCACAGTCTTGACAGCAGAAGCTCGAAGCTGcatctccctcctgccagggtgTCCGCCTCTGACCCTAGCACTTTTGAGGCTGGGGTCTGCCCGGGCGAGGGCCCCCTTCCCCTTCAGGTTCCCCAGAGGAGACTCCCAGAATCTTACCGTCTTCCCCGAGAAGCAGGCAGGGCAGTTCCTCCCGGGCCAGCAGGACAGGACCTTTCCAGGGGGGAGAAGGGGGCAGGGGAGTGGTCTTCCCACCCCGAGGGACCCCTTAAACTGAAGGTGTCGACAACCGATGTGCCATCCCAGATTTCCGTAGTGACCACGAGTCAGCTCTGGGAAGATTCGGTGCTGACCGTCAGGTTCCCCAGGTTAAAGGTGCCAAGGCTCACCTACCCTGTCCCCGGCTCTGAGGCTGACATTTTCATCCCTGCTGTGAGAGAAATCCAGTGCCCAGACAGCAGCCTTGGCATGGCCCTGCAGAGGGAGAGCCCTGGAGTCTGGGATGCCAGCATCCTGAAGGCAGGCGCCGGGGGGCCCAGGGAGCGGCCTGTGGTCCCTGGCCTCTCCTCAGAAGCTTCCCCCATTTCTAAGGTCAGAGTGCACATCCAGGGAGCCCCGGCAGAGAGCCAGGGGGGCGCCATGTGCAGCAGGGTGACGGCTGAGTTTGCCGGCGTAGCGGATCCCCGGGCATTCTCCACGCAGGTTGTACGGGAATCTGAGATCCCAGCATCTGAGGTGCAGACACCTGCCTATGGATTCTCCTTGTTAAAGGTGAAGATCCCAGAGGCCCTGCCTCGGGCTGGAGCGCGTGTGGGGACCCCAGACTCCCGGCTGAGGCAGGCTTTGCAAGAGGCTCCTGCACGTGCCGCCCCAGGAGCGGACCCCGCTTCTGGAGATCTTCAGTCTGACACCGGAGAGCCATTTGAAATGATGTCTTCCAGTGTCACCGTGCCTGGACTGCAAACATGTGTGGTTGAAGTTTGCTCTGGCCACCAGTTTGCAGACAGCTGTTCGGACGAGGAGCCTGCGGAAATCCTTGAATTTCCCCCTGAAGACAGCCAAGAGGCGGCCCCGGCTGAAGAGGGCAGGGCTCCAGGAGCAGAACCCGAAAGCAGAAAGGGTTCCGGTCTGTTCCGGCTCTGGCTCCCAAACATTGGGTTTTCTTCCTCTGTGGACGAGAAAAGCGCCGAGTCCGAAGACACACTCCAAAGGCCAGAGGCGGGGCCGCCGCCCAGGCCGGAGAAGACGGGCTGGTTTCGCTTTCCGAAACTAGGGTTCTCTTCGCCCACCAAGAAGAGCGCGCATGCCGAAGATGAGGCGAGGCTGGCGGAGCAGAAACTCCAAGAGGAAGCAGCCACCTTCTTCGATGCCCACGACAGCTTCCCCCTTGAAGAGGACGACGGGAGGCGCGCAGAGGCCGCGGGCCCCACGCCAGCTCCAGCGCGGTGCTGA